The following nucleotide sequence is from Triticum dicoccoides isolate Atlit2015 ecotype Zavitan chromosome 7B, WEW_v2.0, whole genome shotgun sequence.
CGACGGCAGGATTTCCACCAACGCGAGCGCCCTCAGCAACCTACCCTCGCCGCTCTCGACGGCGGCCGAGCTGGTCGGCAACTTCACCCTCAAGAACCTCACGGCCGAGGACATGGTCGTCCTCTCCGGCGCCCACACCATTGGCGTCTCCCGCTGCTCGTCCTTCACAAACAGGCTATATGCCTTCAGCAACACCAGTCAGGTACATAAATGGTGTTCAAAACTGTCGCCAGATGTCAGACATTTTCCTAtgcatttagtgattgttttactgcCAGGTTGACCATACGATGAGCTCTGCCTACGCGTTCCTGCTGAAAAGCATATGCCCTGCCAACAGCAGCCAGTTCTTCCCAACCACGACgactgatatggacatcatcacccCGACGGTGCTCGACAACAAGTATTACGTGGGTCTGACGAACAACCTGGGCATGTTCACGTCGGACCAGGCGTTGCTCACGAACTCGACTCTGAAGGCATCGGTCGACGAGTTTGTCAAGAGCGAGAAGAGATGGAAGAGCAAGTTTGTCAAGTCCATGGTGAAGATGGGGGACATTGAGGTGCTGACAGGAACGCAAGGAGAGATAAGGCTCAGCTGCAGGGTCATAAACAAAGGGAGCGCTGGTCTTGAGATCAATAATGGACCCGACTATGGTGAATTCGCTGAAATCGCGACGAGCTAGTGGCTTTTTAGGCCCTTGATTTGACAAAGAAAACAAGCATGCCGAACAACTGAAGATCGATCGTCCTGCTTTTTTTGTGTTGTTCCGTCTGTTTCTTAGTTTTTATTGTAACGATGCAAGATAAAAGTTAATGTTGCGCATGGGAATGGTGTGTTGTGAATTTTACCAAGATGACAATGGGATGTTTTTGTTCTTGTATTTACGCATTCTAAATTCAGGAAATGGAAGAGATGATGGAGAAAAACTACTTTCAAAAAATATGGACAACATTATACTCCATACTTGAGTGAAATAATTAATGGCTGAGATATGGCCAACTTCGACTTAATGGACTGACACTACTGGACTTCCATATAACTAACGCGATTCTAATCTAGCAAAATAGAAGTTTGGTTGAGGACGCGGATTTGGTGAACTGAACATGGGTGTGCGCGTCCtttatgaatagtaaattcaaaaaatactagaaaaaaccCAAAAAATTGAATTTATTGTTTTAATATACATAGTCAACCGGTATACTCACATATGAAGTTTCACGAAGAAATCACATCCGTAGTAATCTGAGCAAAAGTGACAAAACCAAAGCTATATTAAAAAACACTGTTTTTTTGCGGGTAAAAGAACACTGTTTAATGAATAGTATGACCACATTTGTATTTTCTTCACTAAGAATATCATGGGTATCAATACATCATGAAACTTCACACGTGAGTAGAATGTTCGACTAAGGTTCATACCGCgaaattttagaattttttaaatttttctagtattttttatgaATTTACTATTCACATGGGTGTGCGCGCACCCATGTTCACCTTTGTATTTTCGTTTGGTTGATTCTAAATAAaatttaaatgaagcttgagatgCTCTAATCGCCTTAAACTTCATCATGCTCCCCGCCGGAACCTTGCCAGAACATTGTCGTCGTGTCACCGTCCGCGCCGACACCTGCCACCGCCTGACGCCAATGCCCGCCCCGCCGATGTGCCGCCGCTCGGCACCACACACCCGTGTCGTCACCCGCACCGCTCCTCACCGGCAACCGTCCCGTGCCCGTGCCATCGCATGCCGTCTCGTGCCGGCGGCCACCACACCGGCCGTCGTCACGTCTATTGCTGACTGACGGGTCCTACGTCATTGTCTTTTTAattaaatataaaaataaaaataaatttaggAGAAGAAGTTTACGGGGCTGATGAGAATTGTTCTCAGATGACTTCTTCTAAATTTTACGTTCATCTCGTAAAATCAGTTTTACGGGAAGTTTTGTAAAGGAGTTGTTGTGGTTGCTCTTGGTGGGAGGGCTCTCCGAAGCTATAATTTCAGCCTCGTGACGGAACGGACTGGGTTTGGCCTCTCCGTGGCGGAACGGAGGGGCCGTCGCCGCAACGGCCACTCCTACTCCGGCCACTACCGGCGGGTACCCGGAGTGATGCAGCCTGAGGAGATCTACTCCAAGGCCTGCGGCGCGCTTGCTGCTTTGGTCTTCATTTCGGCGGACGCCGACGAGCCTGTTGTGGCGCCTCCCCCTGTGGCAATAGCCGCCGACATGGCCTTCCGGGCGGCGGCCCGGGAGGCATTTGTGGGGGCTGCATGCGGCTCCGTCAACCTGCATGGCGGGGTCTCGTCGCAGGCTGCAATGGACCCCACAGGCGACCAGGCGGACGTGGGTGGGCCTCTGCCGCTGGTGGGCATGGGCGCACTGTCACTGTCTTGGGAGGAGACAACCGACATTGCTGTGCGGACCCCCACTTCCCCGCCAATGTTAACTGCGCCTTTCTGCCCCCTGCGGTCTCGGATCTGCCTGTcgataccccccccccccagccggccTGCCGCGGTGACGACGCGGTCGGATGGTCGGGCGGGCGGACCGAGGCCATCTATGGTCGACGCTGCGTACGCTGACCTGCATGGCGTGCTGACTCCGCTACCCACGCGCCCGCCGGGTCCCACTGGCTGTGATGGCATGGGGGG
It contains:
- the LOC119342088 gene encoding peroxidase 1-like, yielding MGSLSMKCLLFTSAVAVVLALFPVAAVGAGLKVGFYSKSCPSAENLVQQAVAAAFKNNTGVAAGLIRLHFHDCFVKGCDGSVLIDSTANNTAEKDAPPNKPSLRGFEVIDAAKKAIEAKCPKTVSCADILAFAARDSVALAGNVTYKVPAGRRDGRISTNASALSNLPSPLSTAAELVGNFTLKNLTAEDMVVLSGAHTIGVSRCSSFTNRLYAFSNTSQVDHTMSSAYAFLLKSICPANSSQFFPTTTTDMDIITPTVLDNKYYVGLTNNLGMFTSDQALLTNSTLKASVDEFVKSEKRWKSKFVKSMVKMGDIEVLTGTQGEIRLSCRVINKGSAGLEINNGPDYGEFAEIATS